cATAGGGATATGTATGTGTGGTTATTTGAGCCAACTATGGTTATTTACGGTTATTTGAGGTTATTTGAGCCAATATGTGTTAGTACATGTGGATAATTGAATCTCTTTTCTTAAGATACTATGGCATGGGGAAAGCAAGTTGTCTATTCGTTCTTTAGTAGTGACGAAATGGAGGTGAGTGAGGATATTGAAGAAAGCGAAGAAGAGAGATCTCTTTCTCCTCAACCGATGAGGAGACAACAAGGGGAGGGCACCTCTTGTGTTGTCCATATTGTCGTCTTTGATAGTGCCAAGTTCACAAGTCTTAGGAATCAAGAATGGCACGAAACGCATGCTAATTTCGAGTTTCTCTTCGAAATGCATGTGAGTCCGGAAATTGAAGTGGTCTATTATATTAAAGAAGTGTTTAACCAACTTGGTTGGATGCCTATTCTCACACTGTCGACTCACTATTATCCAAACTTGGTGCGTGAGTTTTATGCTAACATTGAAAACAAGACACGTCACAGTGGCGAGTTATTGGAGTCATGGGTGCGAGGACGGCGCATTGTTTTATCACGGGAATGCCTAGATGCTATTTTTGGATGTAGCAACCAAGGTCGAGCGATCGATCTGAAGAAGGGTTTCATCGCACCAAATAGACGGTGGAATCCATCGCACGCCATGAATAGATTTGGTCTTGAGTACCAACCTTTTTGGTCTTTAAGGAAAGAGACAATGGTAGCTAGTGTCTTTGAACCTCGCCATCGTCTCATCATTTATATAATGGCGCACAATGTCATACCCAAAAAGACTAGTCATACAGAGGTCCGAAAAAGTGATATCTATTTTCTTGATAATATGTTTCATATTCGGGAGTTCTTCTACGCCCGAATTCCATTGCCCAACATCATCATTAGCTATATAAGATCTACGGCGAGGAGGCGGACCACTTCATTCAAGTTAACATTTCCTCGTCTTCTTTCTTTGGCATTCAAGCATCAAGATGTTAACTTGCCATGTACAACCTGCGAATTTGTCAAGCCAACAACAGAGTTATTAGTTTCTTCACTTCAGCGTATGGGTATTGGCACGGAGAACATCCCTCAACCTACTCgagaaaggaaacaaaaggcgCATCATGACCGGGATAAAGCAGGACTTTCTACTGCtccacctcctcctccaccacagTAATCAAATTGCCAACGGCTTTTTACTCGCTTGGACGATATTGAATGTCGGTTGGGACGGATGGACACTCATTTGGAGTGTACTGAGTATTATCTAGGTATTTCTCCACCTCATGacgatgatgatgaagaagaataTGATGATTGAAACTGCACCTTTGGATGGCTCTTCTTTGTGTTtcctaattttattattttttaatcttttgtttGTAAGATGTTTAACTtgcactttttcttttatattttatcttttGGACAGTGTTAGTAGATGTTATGTTTTGTGGCGAAAGTTCGTGATTCATGGTTGATCTGGATCTCAACCATTGCATTGAGAAGtatttctttctatcttttgttGCTTTCCTTTCCCCACACaatgaggacaatgtgtattttAAATGTGGGAGAGGAAATGTGTGGTAATTGTAGTATTTTTGTGTTGGGAGAACTGCACAAATAATCCCTCACATATTGCaaatgtgaaaatttagtcCCTCAGATCGAAAATGATCAATTTTAGTCCttatcaaataaaaaatgatcaaTTTGAGTCCTTTTTCACTTTTCCGACTGATTTTTGCCCGGAATATCTCACGCGCACACCACGTGGCCAACTTTTCAAGGGTAAAAATGCCAAACCACTTATATGTTGACCAAAACCAAAATGTAAAGGGCGAATACTTCCTAAAATTCTTGATGCTCGAAGACTTGACTGAGTCCAAGAATCCTCTATTCCGTAGTCCTTCATTACCCAAATCCCCGCGCTAAAAGAAGCAAGAGAAGAAGGAAGAGGAAATTCTTTAGGAAACAAGCAAAGGCAACCATCCAAGGACCCCAGATAAGTGGTTTGGCATTTTGGTAAGGACTAAAATTGAGataaggaagaagaagaaaagctctGCGTAGCTATGGCGTCCATGGCTAGTGCAAGCGTAGCTCCTGCTGGATTCTCATACGGCAGGCCTCCATTTTCTGCTTCAGAGAAGCTGAGGAGAACGGTGGTGGTGAGGGCTGAAGCCATAAACCCAGGTATCAGGAAGACCGAAGACAAAGTGGTGGACTCTGTTGTTATCGCCGAACTGAACAAGCCTCTCACTGCTTACTGCAGGTTTTTCATTTACCATCTCTTGCGTACTTGATCACTTCCAACTTTTCTGATTACCTTGTTGGATCATGGAAGGGAAAcatgttttctttttcccttgtttTGGGAATTAATCTGTCTGGAAGCCTTGTAGATTCATTCTTTGCTCAAAGTAAAATATGAACTTAACAGGCCTTTGTATTCAGACACTACCCTCTAGGCATTAAGCCTAAAACACTGATAGAAGTCAATTTTAGCGTGAATGCCTAACATTTAATTATGTTAAGTGCGAATTCAGGCCATAGCCAGGGGTTTTTGATGACACAGTAAAAGTAAACATTCTTTTGAGCGGTGACGGATTGGTTGACTTGTTGGAGCAGGTGTTGGCGGTCTGGGACTTTCCCTTTATGCGATGGAAGCCATGTGAAGCACAATAAGGCTACTGGAGACAATGTTGGGCCTCTGCTAGTGAAGAAGCAGTGACTAGTAAATGATATAGCACTATTATACATTCTTGAATATTCCAAACTTGGTGCAGCATAGTATATCGTGTTCTGATGGGGAAATCCTTGTATGTTCTTAATGCAATATGATGATCTCTATCTGGAGTTGTAATAAAGTGATAGTTTTCTACTCCTGTAGTGGAAATTCCTTCTGATTTCAACTAGTTCAATCAGAACCAGAAAAGTGGTTTTGGTCCTTTACATTTTGGTTTTGGTCAACAGATAAATGGTTTGGCATTTTTACCCTTGAAAAGTTGGCCACGTGGTGTGCGCGTGAGATATTCCGGGTAAAAATCAGTCGGAAAAGTGAAAAGGGACTCAAATTGATCCTTTTTTATTTGATAAGGACTAAAATTGATCATTTTCGATCTGAGGgactaaattttcacatttGCAATATATGAGGGACTATTTGTGCAGTTCTCCCTTTTGTGTTTATTGCTTGGACTTGATGATTGAAATATAAACTGCGCTTGAATGTTGTTAATCTTGGgtttgctggcagggagtttcgtccagttttaagggaaaactctgccaaaatttttccaaaatcttgtccaaatttgcaaaattacccaaaaaagtgtcaattttttcgattttatccaaagGGTAACAAGTACAATACCATTAGTAACTCAAATTCTCTTACTTTTGATGTAAATATAAATGACTTGATAATTTCCTATCTCAATTGACTTGGAAATGGTTATTATGTGATtgtaatttttgtatttataggaaagtatatctagtaaagt
Above is a genomic segment from Coffea eugenioides isolate CCC68of chromosome 5, Ceug_1.0, whole genome shotgun sequence containing:
- the LOC113772388 gene encoding CDGSH iron-sulfur domain-containing protein NEET-like — its product is MASMASASVAPAGFSYGRPPFSASEKLRRTVVVRAEAINPGIRKTEDKVVDSVVIAELNKPLTAYCRCWRSGTFPLCDGSHVKHNKATGDNVGPLLVKKQ